A genomic window from Bombus pyrosoma isolate SC7728 linkage group LG8, ASM1482585v1, whole genome shotgun sequence includes:
- the LOC122570099 gene encoding dedicator of cytokinesis protein 7 isoform X3, with product MSSVQRAFTQKLSKQHAADVRRQIATSTSYSRDLSKSGSSFSGFSSTMSLCEVLEPLDYEEFLAQHQSVLDRDPLKSILDFPPGDVELKIVKRKIRTEEPIVPHESMDIVSPYVRRCIESFTSDWVIVHRKYKRRVSPIARDRLLQDTPRQDFEVDQEDTNGSGSPNEEEDLSNCGDTPRGSWASLDLRHSQHDPLLPSLLDRVCPETIDQMNEQKRSEDRQEALFPLYAPPASPDDEWQEIGIAPEPTEPFSHKILVKCLQLKLELEVEPIFASLALYDAKEKKKVSENFYVDMNSEGLKRMLGSHIAYSDASTLARSCVMSISKPSPDLFLVVRLEKVLQGDISECAEPYLREDKNKEKVRAAAAAACERLGRYRMPLAWTAIHISGVIGGGGDTDSTGSAGSLDRKSGGLEQWRKKVEPPARRGSLERRSSDKRRSWSPDDFANCLDTFRPITLTVSSFFKQESERLRDEDLYKLLVELRRPGSNLKRLKCLPGILKLDLSPRPEELPRCLDPDLRRLVPYPDEKSRPVKEILEFPSEVISPDLTYRNLLYIYPKEANFSSRTGSARNIAVRIQLMGGEQEADALTAIFGRSSCPEMTHECFTSVSYHNKNPNFYDEVKIRLPADLSAKHHLLFTFYHISCQKKAEQPNVETAVAYTWLPLLRDGHLQSGEFSLPAMLDPPPANYSYIAPDVLLPGTRWVDAHRGVFTVILEPVSSVHPQDKYIDRFLSLCGFLETGQVPPRIGEAGMESELKSALLELARASHSALVRSLPQLLDQLISLLVRPPTLPSQPLNVAATVFEAIGLLVRNITNLPDGQLDAHGRHALLATYIAYQCSLPRMTHAPGIVRAQSNPDLPLEDLEMEVHSRGLDRTASMRQESPSINSQPTRRLLHEELALHWVVSTGQARELAVTYSWFFLELIVRSMVVTLAEMGMLEAPRKTRFSPQFCDDVATLTATLTSEVTSRCGKENRVPNNLISSLGNFLSDLLSVMDRGFVLSLTRAACCSLSDASMHIPDSAALYALKLDLVRTICSHEHYVALNLPFGTGYTSGSAPASPSPSTGSSGSLISTLVPGDRARFSELSQEFRQQHFLVGIVLSDLSNTLEIPNPMLQNKAIGTIRHLMACHDVDSRYSDPAAKARVAALYLPLLNIIMDALPQLYHWDSKDKSVYPDESGSITQSVALAIAGGVSADTAGTQCRVSLSSEATRHLLMCVLWVLKGLEQSALAQWCSELSSRRILCLLQVLNIATAAFEYKGKKALKRLPPQAAATSDIRSRLEDVILGQGSARSEMMLRRKERMSGDKLRWRKDQMPYRSCEQSEGRAVEQDAHIEGALAAEASLVVLDTLETVVQADGGGGAVVGAVLKVLLRALARNQSTSVLQHMFNTQRALVFKYHSALFDEESERCGDLCLTLLTRCSSPLSAVRSHAAASLYLLMRQNFEIGNNFARVKMQVTTSLSALVGRGRAPSEGALRRALKTVLVYAERDTELADTSFPEQVKDLLFNLHMILSDTVKMKEFQEDPEMLLDLMYRIAKGYQGSPDLRLTWLANMAQQHMERKNHTEAAMCLVHSAALVAEYLHLLEPGGGGRPVGAVALAPITPNALEESAVGDDVLARREEGLCLGPDFSESGLAGLLEHAASSFHTAGMYEAIPDVYKVLLPIAEAAHDYKKLANIHGKLHEAYTRVEQLAGKRVFGTYFRVGFYGGRFGDLAGEEFVYKEPTLTKLPEIFSRLENFYAERFGAENIVIIKDSNPVDSSKLELDKAYVQITYVEPYFEPHELRHRPTIFHRNFNIKRFVYATPFTPGGKAHGELREQCKRKTILTVATHFPYLKTRIRVVARKQIVLSPIEVAIEDIQKKTAEVAAATAQEPPDAKMLQMVLQGCIGTTVNQGPAEVAVVFLSGLREQNAQPTRLQHKLRLCFKDFSKKCLDALKRNKNLIGPDQRDYQRELERNYQRLTERLSPLIAWSGPSLTNQQSIPSTSPRW from the exons ATGTCATCTGTGCAGCGGGCTTTTACTCAAAAATTGAGTAAACAGCATGCAGCTGACGTTAGACGTCAGATTGCTACATCTACCTCATATTCACGTGATCTGTCAAAGAGTGGCAGCTCATTCTCAGGCTTTTCTTCCACG atgtCACTATGTGAGGTATTAGAGCCACTAGACTACGAAGAATTTTTGGCTCAACATCAGTCAGTTCTTGACCGTGATCCTCTTAAATCAATATTAGATTTTCCACCTGGTGatgttgaattaaaaattgtaaaaagaaaaatcagaaCAGAGGAACCAATCGTGCCTCATGAATCTAT gGATATAGTATCTCCTTATGTCAGAAGATGTATTGAAAGTTTCACTTCAGATTGGGTAATAGTACacagaaaatataaacgtcGAGTTTCTCCCATAGCAAGAGACAGACTTCTTCAGGATACTCCAAGACAAGATTTCGAG gtGGATCAAGAGGATACAAATGGTTCAGGATCACCAAATGAAGAGGAAGATTTATCTAATTGTGGAGATACACCAAGAGGATCCTGGGCAAGTTTAGATTTAAGACATTCGCAACATGATCCCCTTCTTCCCAGCTTATTGGACAGAGTTTGTCCAGAAACCATTGATCAAATGAACGAGCAAAAACGATCAGAAGATCGTCAA gaAGCATTATTTCCACTTTATGCACCTCCAGCTTCTCCTGATGATGAGTGGCAGGAAATTGGCATAGCACCAGAACCTACAGAACCTTTTTCACATAAAATTCTTGTGAAATGTCTCCAACTGAAATTGGAATTGGAGGTTGAACCAATATTCGCGAGTTTAGCTTTATACGATGccaaagaaaagaagaag GTATCTGAGAACTTTTATGTAGACATGAATTCGGAAGGCTTAAAAAGGATGCTTGGTAGTCATATTGCATACAGTGATGCCAGTACTTTAGCAAGAAGCTGTGTTATGAGTATTAGCAAGCCTAGTCcagatttatttttagtcgTTAGACTTGAAAAGGTATTGCAAGGTGATATCTCTGAATGCGCTGAACCATATTTACGTGAagataaaaacaaagaaaaa GTAAGGGCAGCTGCTGCAGCTGCATGTGAGCGTTTAGGTCGATATAGAATGCCACTTGCATGGACTGCCATTCACATTTCTGGTGTGATAGGAGGAGGTGGAGATACAGATAGTACAGGAAGTGCTGGATCTTTAGACAGAAAATCGGGTGGACTGGAACAATGGCGTAAAAAAGTGGAACCGCCCGCCAGAAGAGGATCTTTAGAAAGAAGAAGTTCAGATAAAAGACGTAGTTGGTCGCCAGACGATTTTGCTAATTGTCTTGATACATTTAG gCCTATTACATTGACTGTTTCAAGTTTCTTTAAACAAGAAAGTGAACGACTGAGAGACGAAGATTTATACAAACTTTTAGTCGAACTACGGAGACCTGGTTCTAATTTAAAGAGATTAAAATGTCTACCAGGTATACTAAAATTGGACCTTAGTCCTAGACCAGAAGAACTGCCTAGATGTTTGGATCCTGATCTCAGAAGATTAGTGCCATATCCTGATGAAAAAAGTCGGCCAGTCAAAGAAATACTTGAATTTCCGAGCGAAGTTATTTCGCCAGATTTGACGTATCGAAATCTCCTATACATTTATCCAAAG GAAGCAAACTTCAGTTCAAGAACTGGTTCTGCACGAAACATCGCCGTAAGAATTCAACTTATGGGTGGTGAACAGGAGGCTGATGCACTAACAGCTATTTTTGGAAGATCATCGTGTCCCGAAATGACTCACGAATGCTTCACTTCCGTTTCTTATCACAATAAGAATCCAAACTTTTACGACGAAGTGAAAATTCGACTTCCTGCTGATTTGAGTGCAAAACATCATTTGCTatttacgttttatcatattaGTTGCCAGAAGAAGGCGGAACAACCGAATGTTGAGACTGCTGTAGCATATACg tGGTTGCCACTTTTGAGAGATGGACATCTACAATCAGGGGAATTCAGTCTACCCGCGATGCTGGATCCACCACCAgcaaattattcatatattgCACCTGATGTTCTTCTACCAGGTACAAGATGGGTGGATGCTCATAGAGGCGTTTTTACTGTGATTTTGGAGCCAGTTTCTAGCGTTCATCCTCAGGATAAATACATTGATAG atttctATCACTGTGTGGTTTCTTGGAAACTGGCCAAGTACCTCCACGCATTGGTGAAGCAGGGATGGAATCGGAATTAAAATCAGCGCTATTGGAATTGGCAAGAGCATCACATTCTGCTTTGGTACGATCGCTACCTCAATTGCTAGATCAATTAATATCCCTATTAGTGCGACCTCCAACACTACCATCTCAACCACTGAATGTGGCAGCAACCGTATTCGAGGCTATAGGTTTGCTAGTACGAAATATTACCAATCTACCTGATGGTCAATTAGATGCTCACGGAAGACACGCGCTTCTAGCAACCTATATTGCTTATCAATGCTCTTTACCAAGGATGACACATGCTCCTGGTATTGTTCGAGCTCAAAGCAACCCTGACCTGCCTCTAGAAGATTTAGAAATGGAGGTACACTCTAGAGGATTGGATCGAACAGCCTCTATGCGTCAAGAATCGCCTTCTATAAATAGCCAACCTACCAGAAGGCTTCTACACGAAGAACTAGCGTTACATTGGGTTGTATCGACAGGACAGGCACGAGAATTGGCTGTTACATATTCATGGTTCTTCTTGGAATTGATCGTTCGCTCTATGGTTGTGACATTAGCAGAAATGGGAATGTTGGAGGCTCCCCGAAAGACGAGATTCTCTCCCCAGTTCTGTGATGACGTGGCAACACTTACTGCAACGTTGACTTCAGAGGTGACTTCACGATGTGGAAAGGAGAACAGGGTACCCAATAATCTAATATCAAGTCTAGGCAACTTTCTTTCTGATCTACTATCAGTGATGGACCGAGGATTCGTTTTGTCCCTAACTCGTGCTGCCTGTTGCTCTCTGTCAGATGCATCTATGCACATTCCCGATTCAGCTGCACTTTACGCGTTGAAATTGGACCTTGTACGGACAATATGCTCTCACGAGCATTACGTGGCACTCAATTTGCCGTTTGGAACTGGATATACGTCGGGATCGGCGCCAGCTTCTCCCAGTCCATCAACTGGAAGTTCTGGCAGTCTGATATCTACCTTAGTACCTGGAGATCGAGCTAGATTTTCTGAGCTCAGTCAGGAGTTCCGACAGCAACACTTTTTAGTAGGAATTGTTTTATCAGATTTGTCGAATACTCTAGAAATACCAAATCCTATGCTTCAAAACAAAGCTATTGGGACCATTCGACATCTTATGGCGTGCCATGACGTTGATTCACGATATTCTGATCCTGCTGCAAAAGCTAGAGTCGCTGCTCTCTATCTGCCacttttgaatattataatggaTGCTCTACCACAACTCTATCATTGGGATTCAAAGGACAAGAGCGTTTATCCAGACGAATCTGGTTCTATTACACAATCTGTGGCTTTAGCCATAGCTGGTGGAGTTTCTGCAGACACTGCAGGGACTCAATGTAGAGTTTCCTTGAGTTCAGAGGCTACAAGACATCTCTTGATGTGTGTCTTGTGGGTGCTTAAGGGGTTGGAACAGTCTGCTTTAGCACAGTGGTGCTCAGAACTAAGTTCTAGACGTATACTGTGTCTTCTTCAAGTTCTCAATATTGCCACTGCAGCTTTTGAATATAAAGGGAAAAAGGCGCTGAAGAGACTGCCTCCACAGGCGGCAGCTACAAGTGATATTCGATCTAGATTGGAGGATGTGATTCTTGGCCAAGGAAGCGCCAGAAGCGAGATGATGttgagaagaaaagagagaatgaGTGGGGACAAACTTAGGTGGCGTAAAGATCAGATGCCTTATAG ATCCTGCGAACAGTCAGAAGGCAGAGCTGTGGAGCAAGATGCTCATATAGAAGGTGCGTTAGCAGCAGAAGCTTCTCTGGTAGTTTTGGATACTTTAGAAACAGTTGTCCAAGCTGATGGAGGAGGag GTGCGGTTGTAGGAGCCGTATTAAAAGTGCTTTTGAGAGCATTAGCAAGAAATCAGAGCACATCTGTGTTACAACATATGTTTAATACCCAGAGAGCTTTGGTATTTAAGTATCATAGTGCTCTGTTTGACGAGGAAAGCGAAAGATGCGGTGATCTGTGTTTGACATTACTCACTAGATGCAGCTCACCTCTAAGTGCTGTTCGGAGTCATGCTGCTGCCagtctttatttattaatgaggcaaaatttcgaaattggaAAT aATTTTGCCAGAGTTAAAATGCAAGTCACCACGTCCTTGTCTGCCCTTGTTGGAAGAGGGAGAGCTCCTAGTGAAGGAGCACTTAGGAGAGCATTAAAAACAGTGTTAGTATATGCTGAAAGGGATACAGAATTAGCAGACACAAGCTTTCCAGAACAAGTGAAGGATCTTTTGTTCAATCTACATATGATTCTGTCTGATACTGTTAAAATGAAGGAATTCCAGGAGGATCCAGAAATGCTTTTAGATCTCATGTATAG AATTGCAAAGGGATATCAAGGTTCACCAGATCTTAGACTCACATGGTTGGCAAATATGGCTCAGCAGCATatggaaagaaagaatcaCACAGAGGCAGCTATGTGTTTAGTGCACAGTGCTGCTTTAGTAGCAGAATATTTACACCTCTTGGAGCCAGGAGGTGGCGGGCGACCAGTAGGAGCTGTTGCTTTAGCTCCTATCACACCAAATGCTTTAGAAGAGAGTGCAGTAGGAGATGATGTACTGGCAAGAAGAGAGGAAGGTTTATGTTTAGGACCGGATTTTTCAGAAAGTGGTTTAGCTGGTTTGCTGGAACATGCTGCCAGCTCTTTTCATACAGCTGGAATGTATGAAGCTATTCCTGACGTATATAAGGTGCTGCTTCCAATAGCAGAAGCCGCACacgattacaaaaaattaGCTAATATTCATGG AAAACTTCATGAAGCATATACACGAGTGGAACAATTAGCGGGAAAACGAGTATTTGGAACATATTTCAGAGTTGGATTTTATGGTGGGCGTTTTGGTGATCTTGCTGGTGAAGAATTCGTTTATAAAGAACCGACTTTGACAAAGCTACCAGAGATATTCTCGAGGCTCGAGAATTTCTATGCTGAACGATTTGGCgcggaaaatattgtaataataaaagattcgAACCCTGTAGACTCCAGCAAGTTAGAACTAGATAAAGCCTATGTTCAGATCACATATGTGGAACCATATTTTGAACCACATGAGCTTAGGCATAGACCAactatttttcatagaaattttaatatta AGCGATTTGTGTATGCAACGCCATTTACTCCTGGTGGTAAAGCTCATGGAGAATTAAGAGAACAGTGCAAACGTAAAACTATACTAACAGTAGCTACACACTTTCCTTATCTAAAGACAAGGATTCGCGTGGTTGCTAGGAAGCAAATAGTTTTAAGTCCAATTGAAGTTGCAATTGaagatatacaaaagaaaactGCAGag GTTGCAGCAGCTACAGCTCAAGAACCACCTGATGCAAAGATGCTACAGATGGTTCTTCAAGGTTGCATTGGAACAACAGTTAATCAAGGTCCTGCAGAAGTTGCTGTTGTGTTTCTTTCTGGTTTAAGGGAACAGAATGCACAGCCCACTCGACTGCAGCATAAATTACGCCTATGTTTCAAGGATTTCTCAAAGAAATGTCTGGATGctttgaaaagaaacaaaaatttaattgggCCAGATCAACGAGACTATCAACGAGAATTGGAAAGAAATTACCAAAGATTAACAGAAAGACTTTCTCCTCTTATTGCATGGAG tgGACCTTCATTAACAAATCAACAAAGTATACCATCAACATCACCTCGTTGGTAA